Proteins co-encoded in one Methylobacterium sp. WL1 genomic window:
- the gsiB gene encoding glutathione ABC transporter substrate-binding protein GsiB, which yields MPRGLTVFERMLLASTLLTVAVSPATAAGDPILAISGQPETLDPYNTNTTLTTAVTKSFYEGLFGFDKDLKVRNVLAQNYEMSPDGLVYTFTLREGVKFHDGTAFDAAAVKANLDRVLDPENHLARFNQFNRIKMVEVLSPASLRITLKEPFGPFINSLAHASAAIISPTALKKYGKDIAFHPVGTGPFTFVDWKQTDYVKGAKFAAYWQAGLPKVDTVTWKPVPENGTRAAMLQTGEADFAFPLPYEQAKMLETNKKLRVEAHASIIERYLSMNVLQKPFDDLRVRQAINYAINKDALAKVAFSGYAFPAQGIVPQGVLYAHAMNPWPYDPAKARQLLKDAGYPNGFEASLWSAYTTTTAQKAIQFIQQQLGQVGIKVQTQALEPGQRTEWVQTAPDPKTARVRLYYAGWSSSTGEADWGLRPLLATEAWPPKLNNTAYYSNPEFDSLLAKALVSTSDAEKTDLYAKAQEIVMKDAPWAPLVTEQNLYATSARLSGVYVMPDGNIDSGEIAVTP from the coding sequence ATGCCCCGAGGTCTGACCGTGTTCGAGCGTATGCTCCTTGCTTCCACTCTCCTGACCGTAGCGGTATCTCCCGCAACGGCGGCGGGCGATCCGATCCTGGCGATCAGCGGCCAGCCCGAGACGCTCGACCCGTACAATACAAACACGACGCTCACGACGGCCGTCACCAAGTCGTTCTACGAGGGGCTCTTCGGGTTTGATAAGGACCTCAAGGTCCGCAACGTTCTTGCCCAGAACTACGAGATGTCTCCGGACGGTCTCGTCTACACGTTCACGCTGCGCGAAGGCGTGAAATTCCACGACGGCACGGCGTTCGACGCGGCAGCGGTCAAAGCCAATCTCGACCGTGTCCTCGATCCGGAGAACCACCTCGCCCGCTTCAATCAGTTCAACCGCATCAAGATGGTCGAGGTGCTCTCGCCCGCGAGCCTGCGCATCACCCTGAAGGAGCCCTTCGGGCCGTTCATCAATTCCCTCGCCCACGCCTCGGCGGCGATCATCTCTCCGACGGCCTTGAAGAAATACGGCAAGGACATCGCCTTCCACCCGGTCGGCACCGGACCCTTCACCTTCGTGGACTGGAAGCAGACCGATTACGTCAAGGGCGCAAAGTTCGCCGCGTACTGGCAGGCCGGGCTCCCGAAGGTCGACACCGTCACCTGGAAGCCTGTCCCGGAGAACGGCACCCGCGCGGCCATGCTGCAGACGGGAGAGGCCGACTTCGCCTTCCCGCTCCCCTACGAGCAGGCTAAGATGCTTGAGACCAACAAGAAGCTGAGGGTCGAGGCGCACGCCTCGATCATCGAGAGATACCTCAGCATGAACGTGCTGCAGAAGCCGTTTGACGACCTGAGGGTGCGTCAGGCGATCAACTACGCCATCAACAAGGATGCGCTCGCCAAGGTCGCCTTCAGCGGCTACGCCTTCCCCGCGCAGGGCATCGTCCCGCAGGGCGTGCTCTATGCCCACGCTATGAATCCGTGGCCCTACGACCCCGCCAAGGCGCGCCAGCTGCTCAAGGACGCGGGCTACCCCAACGGCTTCGAGGCAAGCCTCTGGAGCGCCTACACCACGACCACCGCCCAGAAGGCGATCCAGTTCATCCAGCAGCAGCTCGGTCAGGTCGGCATCAAGGTGCAGACCCAGGCGCTTGAGCCCGGCCAGCGCACCGAGTGGGTTCAGACCGCTCCCGACCCGAAGACGGCCCGGGTCCGTCTGTACTATGCCGGTTGGTCGTCCTCGACAGGTGAGGCCGACTGGGGTCTACGGCCGCTTCTGGCGACGGAGGCCTGGCCGCCCAAGCTCAACAACACGGCCTATTACAGCAACCCTGAATTCGACTCTCTCCTGGCCAAGGCCCTGGTCTCGACCAGCGACGCGGAGAAGACCGACCTGTACGCCAAGGCCCAGGAGATCGTCATGAAGGATGCGCCCTGGGCGCCCCTCGTGACCGAGCAGAACCTCTACGCAACCTCGGCGCGGCTCTCTGGTGTCTACGTCATGCCTGACGGCAACATCGATTCCGGTGAGATCGCCGTCACGCCCTAG
- the gsiC gene encoding glutathione ABC transporter permease GsiC, giving the protein MLTFLLKRLLGLLPTLLIVAVLVFLFVHLLPGDPARLAAGQDADAQTVALVRTELGLDRSLPEQFVRYFAHLAQGDFGVSIRTRRPVAVEIGERFMPTLLLTLTSMAWAVAFGLMIGIVSAVYRNEWPDRFGMTLAVSGISFPAFALGILLMQIFSVELGWLPTVGAATWWHYILPSLTLGAAVAAVMARFTRAAFIEVIGEDFVRTARAKGLKERSVIAKHCLRNALIPVVTMMGLQFGFLLGGSIVVEAVFNWPGIGRLLVDAVNQRDYPVIQALVLLFSLEFILINLVVDVLYGLINPTIRYS; this is encoded by the coding sequence ATGTTGACCTTCCTGCTCAAGCGGCTCCTCGGGCTGCTGCCCACGCTGCTGATCGTCGCGGTGCTGGTGTTCCTGTTCGTCCATCTGCTTCCGGGCGATCCGGCACGCCTGGCGGCCGGACAGGATGCCGACGCCCAGACGGTGGCGCTGGTGCGCACCGAACTCGGCCTTGACCGGTCGCTGCCCGAGCAGTTCGTCCGCTATTTCGCCCACCTCGCGCAGGGCGATTTCGGCGTCTCGATCCGCACTCGCCGCCCGGTCGCCGTCGAGATCGGCGAGCGCTTCATGCCGACGCTGCTGCTGACGCTCACCAGCATGGCCTGGGCCGTCGCCTTCGGCCTCATGATCGGCATCGTCTCCGCGGTCTACCGGAACGAGTGGCCCGACCGGTTCGGCATGACGCTCGCCGTCTCCGGCATCTCGTTCCCCGCCTTCGCGCTGGGCATCCTCCTGATGCAGATCTTCTCGGTGGAGCTCGGGTGGCTGCCCACCGTCGGTGCGGCGACGTGGTGGCACTACATCCTGCCTTCGCTGACCCTCGGCGCCGCCGTCGCCGCCGTGATGGCTCGCTTCACGCGCGCCGCCTTCATCGAGGTGATCGGCGAGGATTTCGTGCGCACGGCTCGAGCGAAGGGGCTGAAGGAGCGAAGCGTCATCGCCAAGCACTGCCTGCGCAACGCCCTGATCCCCGTCGTCACCATGATGGGCCTGCAGTTCGGTTTCCTCCTCGGCGGCTCAATCGTCGTGGAGGCGGTGTTCAACTGGCCCGGCATCGGCCGTCTGCTCGTCGATGCCGTAAATCAGCGCGACTATCCGGTGATCCAGGCCTTGGTCCTGCTGTTCTCCCTGGAGTTCATCCTGATCAATCTGGTCGTGGACGTGCTCTACGGTCTCATCAACCCGACCATTCGCTACAGCTGA
- the gsiD gene encoding glutathione ABC transporter permease GsiD, with protein sequence MIETVVPAAIASVPSGVRTPWSEFLRKFRRQRVAVAALGFIALLVVIAVLAPWIVPYDAVNDFDYDRINEGPSVAHWLGVDPLGRDILSRIIEGARISLATGFLSVAVGGFVGTLLGLLAGYYGGWWDRLVMRMSDVLFAFPGILLALGVVAILGSGLVNVVVAVSVFSVPAFARLVRGTTLVLKNTTYIEAAHSIGAPDRTILFRHILPGTISGIVVYFTMRLGTSIITAASLSFLGMGAQPPTPEWGAMLNEARADMVSAPHVALFPSLAIFFTVLAFNLLGDGLRDALDPKIDRQ encoded by the coding sequence GTGATCGAAACCGTCGTCCCCGCCGCGATTGCATCCGTCCCCAGCGGCGTGCGCACGCCGTGGTCCGAGTTCCTGCGCAAGTTCCGGCGCCAGCGTGTCGCCGTCGCTGCGCTCGGCTTCATCGCCCTCTTGGTCGTGATCGCCGTTCTGGCTCCCTGGATCGTCCCCTACGACGCCGTCAACGACTTTGACTACGACCGGATCAACGAGGGCCCCTCGGTCGCACACTGGTTGGGCGTCGATCCCCTCGGGCGGGATATCCTTAGTCGCATCATCGAGGGTGCGCGGATCTCCCTCGCTACAGGCTTCCTTTCGGTCGCCGTCGGCGGCTTCGTCGGTACGCTTCTCGGTCTGCTGGCGGGCTACTACGGCGGCTGGTGGGACCGGCTGGTCATGCGCATGTCAGACGTCCTGTTCGCCTTCCCGGGAATCCTACTCGCCCTCGGCGTCGTGGCGATACTCGGTTCGGGGCTCGTCAACGTCGTCGTAGCCGTGTCCGTTTTCAGCGTTCCGGCCTTCGCGCGGCTCGTGCGCGGCACGACCTTGGTCCTGAAGAACACCACCTATATCGAGGCCGCGCACAGCATCGGTGCTCCCGACCGGACAATCCTCTTTCGGCACATCCTCCCGGGTACGATCTCGGGTATCGTCGTCTACTTCACGATGCGGCTGGGCACCTCGATCATCACGGCGGCGAGCCTGTCCTTCCTCGGGATGGGCGCGCAGCCGCCGACGCCCGAATGGGGGGCCATGCTGAACGAAGCCCGGGCCGACATGGTCTCGGCGCCGCACGTAGCCCTGTTCCCGAGCCTGGCGATCTTCTTCACGGTGCTCGCCTTCAACCTCCTCGGGGATGGTCTTCGGGACGCCCTTGACCCGAAGATCGATCGCCAATGA
- a CDS encoding P1 family peptidase — protein MTAPASPRPAPRVGRLPRGARDAITDVAGVTVGHCTLADGEVQTGVTVVLPHGGDLYRDRVPAAGVVLNGFGKSVGLMQVEELGVLETPVALTNTFSVPAVAAAQIRIAITANPEIGRGLPTVNPLVFECNDGHLNDIQRMAVEPAHYRDAVGAAGTTVAEGSVGAGRGMSSFGFKGGIGTASRRIRTPARGRFTVGTLVLSNFGKPSQIRVCGKPLAPYLRTASEDEVAGAETPEKGSIIMIVATDAPLDARQLRRVARRAGAGLARTGSVFGHGSGDIALAFTTAYTVPHDPTRPAPMPVLLHDAELDPLFEAAADGIEQAIIHALWRAETVTGRAGHTRHALTELLPSWADILGA, from the coding sequence ATGACGGCGCCCGCCTCTCCTCGCCCGGCGCCGCGGGTCGGGCGCCTGCCGCGGGGCGCCCGCGACGCCATCACCGATGTGGCGGGCGTGACTGTCGGCCATTGCACGCTGGCCGACGGGGAGGTGCAGACCGGGGTGACGGTCGTCCTGCCGCACGGTGGCGATCTATACCGGGACCGGGTCCCGGCGGCCGGCGTGGTGCTCAACGGATTCGGCAAGTCCGTCGGCCTCATGCAGGTCGAGGAACTCGGTGTGCTGGAGACGCCCGTCGCCCTGACCAACACCTTCAGCGTGCCGGCGGTGGCGGCCGCCCAGATCCGGATCGCGATCACTGCCAATCCTGAGATCGGGCGCGGGTTGCCAACCGTCAACCCGCTCGTGTTCGAGTGCAACGACGGCCATCTCAACGACATCCAGCGCATGGCGGTCGAACCGGCTCATTATCGCGACGCGGTCGGCGCGGCCGGGACCACCGTGGCGGAAGGGTCGGTCGGTGCCGGGCGCGGGATGTCGAGTTTCGGGTTCAAGGGTGGCATCGGTACCGCCTCCCGGCGGATCCGCACGCCAGCGCGCGGCCGATTCACTGTGGGCACGCTCGTCTTGTCGAACTTCGGCAAGCCGTCTCAGATCCGAGTCTGCGGCAAGCCGCTTGCGCCCTACCTCAGGACCGCTTCAGAGGACGAGGTAGCAGGCGCGGAAACCCCGGAGAAGGGATCGATCATCATGATCGTCGCCACCGATGCGCCGCTCGACGCGCGCCAGTTGCGTCGGGTCGCCCGGCGCGCCGGCGCGGGCCTTGCCCGGACCGGGTCGGTGTTCGGCCACGGTAGCGGCGACATCGCTCTCGCTTTCACGACCGCCTACACCGTGCCGCACGATCCCACACGCCCAGCGCCCATGCCCGTCCTGCTTCACGACGCGGAGCTCGATCCGTTGTTCGAGGCCGCCGCCGACGGAATCGAGCAGGCGATCATCCATGCCCTGTGGCGGGCCGAGACGGTGACGGGTCGAGCCGGCCACACGCGACACGCGCTGACCGAACTTCTGCCCAGCTGGGCCGACATCCTCGGGGCCTGA
- a CDS encoding acetamidase/formamidase family protein, with product MTQRISKQGTIKYALSGDEPFVATIAPGEIVTVECVINIGDGVIKELGQNLTEADVTFPFVNGATGPIEVAGAKPGDMLKVEILDMELGQRGYSSLWPGHGMFPDWVRRKEWGIRTKIVDVNDGHVIWNDRLRLPVKPMAGVIGVAPVHGAVLTVDNGTHGGNLDVQEVTTGNMVMLRVEKAGAHFFIGDCHALQGDGEAVGMGAIEIGANVTLRVSLVPAPARLGHPRIETPTHICTLGCARPLEDAMRIAFADMIYWLADEWNIPEPEGYLLLAQIAEARCTQMVNPKYTYICKVPKVILAAFQ from the coding sequence GTGACGCAGCGCATCAGCAAACAAGGAACGATCAAATACGCCCTCTCGGGCGACGAGCCCTTCGTCGCGACGATCGCACCCGGCGAGATCGTCACGGTTGAATGCGTGATCAACATTGGTGACGGGGTCATAAAGGAACTCGGGCAGAACCTGACCGAGGCCGACGTTACCTTCCCGTTCGTGAATGGGGCGACGGGGCCGATCGAAGTCGCGGGCGCGAAGCCGGGCGACATGCTGAAGGTCGAAATCCTCGACATGGAACTGGGCCAACGCGGCTACAGCTCCCTCTGGCCCGGGCACGGCATGTTTCCGGACTGGGTGCGCCGCAAGGAATGGGGCATCCGGACAAAGATCGTCGATGTAAACGACGGTCATGTCATCTGGAATGACCGTCTCCGGCTGCCGGTGAAGCCGATGGCCGGCGTCATCGGCGTCGCGCCCGTCCATGGTGCAGTCCTCACGGTCGACAACGGCACGCATGGCGGCAACCTCGACGTTCAGGAGGTCACTACCGGCAACATGGTGATGCTGCGGGTCGAGAAGGCCGGCGCGCATTTCTTCATCGGCGATTGTCACGCGCTCCAGGGCGACGGCGAAGCGGTTGGGATGGGGGCGATCGAAATCGGTGCGAACGTGACCCTGCGGGTGAGCCTCGTGCCCGCGCCGGCGCGGCTCGGCCACCCGCGGATCGAGACGCCCACGCATATCTGCACGCTCGGCTGCGCCCGTCCGCTTGAGGACGCGATGCGCATCGCGTTCGCCGACATGATCTACTGGCTTGCGGACGAGTGGAACATCCCCGAACCGGAGGGTTACCTTCTGCTCGCACAGATCGCCGAGGCGCGCTGCACGCAGATGGTCAATCCGAAATACACGTACATCTGCAAGGTGCCGAAGGTGATCCTCGCGGCTTTCCAGTGA
- a CDS encoding ABC transporter permease, which yields MSDAVTGPATEAGTSWAVPSAPLRDGPRLRSGALVLLVQITLLAALLAAWEWQTRQSPQSSFLFGSPSAIGRFLWQGLADGTLLRDAGVTALETGLGFLIGNVVGTLAGLSLWYSTFVSRVVQPFIVAVGSIPIIALAPIIIIWFGTGLASKVAMSTLSVVVVALVTSYKGALGVDPDQINLLRTLGARKPQIFTKLVVPSSLADIFAGLKLTVGFALIGAIVGEFMSSSVGLGHAIFQAGSLYAIPKVFAALVGTIALALVLTFLVGRAERALMPWRDHL from the coding sequence ATGTCGGATGCTGTGACCGGACCGGCAACGGAGGCCGGGACGAGCTGGGCTGTCCCATCTGCACCGCTGCGCGACGGCCCACGCCTGCGCTCGGGCGCGCTCGTCCTGCTCGTGCAGATCACACTGCTCGCGGCCCTGTTGGCGGCCTGGGAATGGCAGACGCGCCAAAGCCCGCAATCGTCTTTCCTGTTCGGCTCGCCCTCGGCGATCGGCCGGTTCCTCTGGCAGGGTCTTGCCGACGGCACGCTCTTGCGCGACGCGGGCGTCACCGCCCTCGAAACGGGGCTCGGGTTCCTCATCGGCAACGTCGTGGGCACGCTCGCCGGTCTTTCTCTCTGGTACTCGACCTTCGTCTCGCGGGTCGTCCAGCCCTTCATCGTTGCGGTAGGCTCGATCCCGATCATCGCGCTCGCCCCGATCATCATCATCTGGTTCGGCACGGGGCTCGCCTCGAAGGTCGCGATGTCGACGCTGTCCGTCGTCGTGGTCGCCCTCGTGACCTCCTACAAGGGCGCGCTCGGCGTCGACCCGGACCAGATCAACCTCCTGCGGACTCTCGGTGCACGAAAGCCGCAGATCTTCACCAAGCTCGTCGTGCCGTCGAGCCTCGCCGACATCTTCGCCGGCTTGAAGCTCACTGTCGGCTTCGCGCTGATCGGCGCCATCGTCGGCGAGTTCATGTCGTCGTCCGTGGGGCTGGGCCACGCAATCTTCCAAGCGGGATCCCTCTACGCGATCCCGAAGGTCTTCGCCGCGCTGGTCGGCACGATCGCGCTGGCCCTCGTTCTGACTTTCCTAGTCGGCCGGGCCGAACGGGCGCTCATGCCTTGGCGGGATCATCTCTGA
- a CDS encoding ABC transporter ATP-binding protein: MSEGLLHAATNPTPPLAVERLAKAYRTGSHVLPVVGDLTFALARREIVAIVGPSGCGKTTLLNAVCGLTPVDAGRILWNGLPLDRRGRPPSGIGYMLQKDLLLPWRTALDNVKLGTELRGMPRGLADERARALLDQLGLHGFAGAYPATLSGGMRQRVALARTLINDPDVLLFDEPFAALDFQTKLLIEADTVRLVRDGGKSVLLITHDIEEAVSVADRVLVLSGRPTTVKASYTIDLDCAPDDMIGARESVGFGDYVRQIWADLDIPRTTIGGAGRGISRAAARS; encoded by the coding sequence GTGTCCGAAGGCCTCCTGCACGCCGCGACCAACCCCACGCCTCCTCTCGCCGTCGAGCGCCTCGCCAAGGCGTATCGGACGGGCAGTCACGTCCTGCCCGTCGTCGGCGATCTCACCTTCGCGCTCGCTCGCCGGGAGATCGTCGCGATTGTCGGGCCCTCTGGCTGCGGGAAGACCACGCTCCTCAATGCCGTCTGCGGTCTGACACCGGTGGATGCCGGGCGCATCCTCTGGAATGGCTTGCCCCTCGACCGACGTGGTCGGCCGCCGAGCGGGATCGGCTACATGCTGCAGAAGGATCTCCTGCTGCCCTGGCGCACGGCCCTCGACAACGTGAAACTCGGGACCGAACTGCGCGGGATGCCCCGTGGGTTAGCGGATGAGCGGGCACGCGCGCTCCTTGACCAGCTCGGTCTGCACGGGTTCGCCGGTGCCTATCCCGCGACCCTATCCGGCGGCATGCGCCAGCGCGTGGCCCTCGCACGCACACTGATCAACGATCCGGACGTCCTGCTGTTCGACGAGCCCTTCGCGGCGCTCGACTTCCAGACGAAGCTGCTGATCGAGGCCGACACGGTGCGGCTCGTGCGCGACGGCGGCAAATCCGTGCTTCTGATCACGCATGACATTGAGGAAGCCGTCTCGGTGGCCGACCGCGTCCTCGTGCTGAGCGGGCGGCCGACCACCGTCAAGGCCTCCTACACGATCGACCTCGACTGCGCGCCCGATGACATGATCGGGGCCCGGGAGAGCGTCGGGTTTGGCGACTACGTCCGCCAGATCTGGGCCGATCTCGATATCCCACGCACTACGATCGGCGGCGCAGGTCGTGGGATCAGCCGCGCTGCAGCGAGGTCCTGA